From a region of the Micropterus dolomieu isolate WLL.071019.BEF.003 ecotype Adirondacks linkage group LG21, ASM2129224v1, whole genome shotgun sequence genome:
- the LOC123960165 gene encoding cyclin-O encodes MVSFVDGECGSETVHKRRRTTGASPPTEALTPIQQRQTARHRKQTLMSKLSDSGFEEDLGYSPISSPARIDASPFRSEEPPAGQLSTWHLQYGDIGYKIQREKEAQFHPCKSLARQPQLTAEARCKLLSWLIPVHKHFRLSFESCCLAVNIIDRFLASTPVAADCFQLLGVTALLLASKQVEVCSPRISHLLSFCCDAFTKEQLCNLECLILLRLNFCLAAPTLAFFLGYYTNCIEAAHLKSNNTGGDSFARRNPDAKRRRQCSNLAQKVCELSLADYTFNKYPPSLTAICALRLASELLKTDQGLVEDPTIQAQEDQWGGFVNELCTQRASAQLSESPELSGGNSLAVKSHFLSLSQGSYNHNLAKECKDNLKLLVSLNQETLEVM; translated from the exons ATGGTGTCATTTGTGGACGGTGAATGTGGCTCAGAGACTGTTCACAAACGGAGACGGACAACCGGCGCGTCTCCTCCAACAGAAGCGCTCACACCTATACAGCAGCGGCAGACTGCCCGGCACAGAAAGCAGACGCTCATGTCCAAGTTGAGTGACTCCGGTTTCGAGGAAGACTTGGGATACTCCCCGATTTCATCCCCGGCTCGGATAGATGCGTCCCCGTTCCGTTCAGAAGAGCCTCCTGCAGGACAGCTGTCCACCTGGCACCTCCAGTACGGGGACATAGGTTACAAGAtccagagggagaaagaggcgcAGTTTCATCCCTGCAAAAGCCTTGCACGCCAGCCACAA TTGACTGCAGAGGCCCGGTGCAAGCTACTCAGCTGGCTCATCCCTGTACACAAACATTTCCGCCTGTCCTTTGAGAGCTGCTGCCTGGCGGTGAACATCATTGACAGGTTCCTGGCATCCACACCGGTGGCTGCTGATTGCTTCCAGCTACTGGGTGTGACTGCACTCCTcctagccagtaaacag GTGGAAGTGTGCTCACCACGCATCAGCCATCTCTTGTCATTCTGCTGTGACGCCTTCACAAAGGAGCAGCTCTGCAACCTGGAGTGTCTCATCCTCCTCCGTCTCAACTTCTGCCTCGCTGCACCCACCTTGGCCTTTTTCCTGGGCTATTACACCAACTGCATTGAGGCTGCCCACCTTAAGTCTAACAACACAGGTGGGGACAGTTTCGCAAGGAGGAATCCAGATGCAAAGAGACGCAGGCAGTGCAGCAACCTTGCACAAAAGGTGTGCGAGTTGAGTCTAGCAGACTACACTTTCAACAAATACCCCCCATCTCTGACTGCTATCTGTGCACTGAGGCTAGCCAGTGAGTTACTGAAAACTGATCAAGGGCTTGTTGAGGATCCAACCATCCAGGCACAGGAAGACCAGTGGGGCGGTTTTGTGAATGAACTGTGTACCCAACGAGCTTCTGCCCAATTATCTGAGAGCCCTGAGCTTTCTGGGGGCAACTCTCTTGCAGTAAAGAGCCACTTCCTGTCACTGAGTCAGGGGAGCTACAACCACAATCTGGCCAAAGAATGCAAAGACAACCTGAAGCTGTTGGTGTCACTAAACCAGGAGACATTGGAAGTGATGTGA
- the LOC123959649 gene encoding LOW QUALITY PROTEIN: multicilin (The sequence of the model RefSeq protein was modified relative to this genomic sequence to represent the inferred CDS: substituted 1 base at 1 genomic stop codon), which yields MKMQKDRKVFGATCPNQMGQQGRKAAVNKKVCNHYLCNNAHNIALWCXQMFYLQDKVFVPRSSSPVTVYVELPSIIEQAFSTIAWDDLEDCASVVRRESDSLGSEVIESDADDQDFGDYALDFMADSPGTLESSLCPAELVPFQGCVIPPLTPQRYFSSDDSLVYSSTEAGNSSAQDAALWKSTAQCQGTVFEDSMEVNNQLHETLHRKQEEIDSLQERNLHLRQLASRAKHLASVLEKLMTVRDPHAGETLMPCGDKTSLSPCKRKRLDEGYETESSASVEDMLRDISTCCNAVLHSAAAGPRLQRESETIRMYGVFSGLQTSISKDSSMTTDGADPEESVASFRTSIREHCTIKTQVFPHGRAFTSRTQHGGYRFRWVPNHS from the exons ATGAAGAtgcaaaaagacagaaaggtGTTCGGTGCTACCTGCCCAAACCAAATGGGCCAACAGGGGAGGAAAGCTGCAGTAAACAAAAAGGTATGCAATCATTATCTTTGCAATAATGCACACAACATAGCTCTGTGGTGTTAACAGATGTTCTACCTGCAGGATAAAGTGTTTGTGCCAAGAAGCAGCAGTCCAGTTACTGTGTACGTGGAGCTCCCCTCCATCATTGAACAAG CGTTTTCAACAATTGCATGGGATGATTTGGAGGACTGCGCATCTGTGGTGAGACGAGAGAGCGACTCCCTCGGCTCTGAG GTGATTGAGTCTGATGCAGATGACCAAGACTTTGGAGATTATGCACTGGATTTCATGGCAG ATTCTCCTGGCACATTGGAGAGCAGTCTGTGTCCAGCTGAACTGGTACCATTTCAGGGATGTGTCATACCTCCTCTCACCCCTCAGCGGTACTTCTCTTCAGATGACAGTCTGGTTTACTCCTCCACAGAAGCAGGCAACTCATCTGCCCAAGATGCAGCTCTCTGGAAGAGCACTGCCCAGTGCCAAGGCACAGTGTTTGAAGATTCCATGGAAGTCAACAATCAG CTCCATGAGACTCTACACAGAAAACAGGAAGAGATTGATTCCCTTCAGGAGAGGAACCTTCACCTCAGGCAGCTGGCCAGCCGTGCAAAGCACCTGGCCTCAGTTCTTGAA AAACTGATGACAGTCAGGGACCCACATGCAGGAGAGACACTGATGCCTTGTGGTGATAAAACTTCACTGAGTCCCTGTAAACGTAAGCGACTGGATGAAGGATATGAAACAGAGTCCTCTGCCTCAGTGGAGGACATGCTGAGGGACATCAGCACTTGCTGCAATGCTGTCCTGCACAGCGCTGCTGCTGGACCAAGACTACAACGGGAATCAGAGACTATACGCATGTACGGCGTATTCTCAGGCCTACAGACTTCTATTTCCAAAGACAGCAGCATGACGACAGACGGAGCAGATCCAGAAGAAAGTGTCGCATCTTTCAGAACTTCTATCAGAGAACACTGCACCATAAAGACTCAGGTGTTTCCTCATGGACGGGCCTTCACCTCGAGGACACAGCATGGAGGATACCGCTTTCGCTGGGTTCCCAACCACAGCTGA
- the LOC123960978 gene encoding cell division cycle protein 20 homolog B-like isoform X2 → MRRMLRDFVGMRRHRPFQGLNDAHHTPYKRFRRRITQRSSSQDPAASTPLVTGRQCEPGFEFDAVCQRLELDSPSRHHEPEERDLHGNRQETALAGGVSHCGAATSPCTISARGSHATENAPKQGWVWRAGVQEHGNAPQSGSDGRGHDLHPFAALDKASVGLPGKPLMKLAAPSLLNDYYTNLLDCSCNGMIALALGSSVYIWNSESRAPVGYLSPSPQPGGLYCQTSSVSCLCWSRDGRALCIGTRWGEIQLWDVDHEKNVRCLPSHLSAVRALSWKQQLLSSGCVLGHIHHLDTRVPTLLVGAAVHEEGICSLQWSPGDDWLASGSTGGHLCIWDSDVAGPTKARQPITTMKQPSTVKAMAWCPWQRKMIATGGGWKDGELRIWNTEPGTCVTSADTNSQVMAFRITKSPAGPGSFPP, encoded by the exons ATGAGGAGAATGCTGAGAGATTTTGTAGGAATGAGAAGACACCGCCCCTTCCAG GGTCTAAACGACGCCCACCACACACCGTACAAGCGGTTCAGGAGGCGGATCACTCAAAGGAGCAGCAGTCAGGATCCTGCTGCGAGTACACCGCTGGTTACTGGGCGGCAGTGTGAGCCAGGCTTTGAGTTTGATGCAGTCTGTCAGAGACTAGAGCTGGATTCTCCATCGAGACACCATGAACCAGAAGAGAGAGACCTACACGGAAACCGTCAAG AGACAGCATTGGCAGGAGGTGTTTCCCACTGTGGAGCTGCTACATCACCATGCACCATTTCTGCCAGGGGAAGCCATGCAACAGAAAATGCCCCAAAACAG GGATGGGTGTGGAGAGCTGGAGTCCAAGAACATGGAAATGCCCCACAGTCTG GTTCTGATGGCAGAGGACATGACTTACATCCATTTGCTGCTCTGGACAAAGCTTCTGTGGGTCTGCCAGGAAAGCCACTGATGAAGCTGGCGGCACCGTCACTGCTGAACGACTACT ACACTAATCTTCTCGACTGCAGTTGTAATGGTATGATCGCATTAGCACTGGGCTCTTCTGTTTACATTTGGAATTCAGAAAGTCGTGCTCCAGTGGGATATCTGAGTCCAAGTCCACAACCAGGAGGGCTATACTGTCAGACTTCATCCGTCTCATGTCTGTGCTGGAGCAGAGATGGGAGAGCTCTCTGCATTGGGACCAGGTGGGGGGAGATACAG TTGTGGGATGTTGACCACGAGAAAAATGTGAGGTGTCTGCCATCACACCTGTCTGCGGTCAGAGCTCTttcttggaaacagcagttacTCAGCAG CGGCTGTGTTCTCGGGCATATCCACCACCTTGACACTCGTGTTCCCACACTTCTGGTGGGCGCAGCCGTCCATGAGGAGGGGATCTGCAGCCTTCAGTGGTCACCAGGAGATGACTGGCTGGCCAGCGGCTCCACAGGGGGCCATCTCTGTATATGGGATAGTGACGTCGCGGGGCCCACAAAGGCACGCCAGCCAATCACTACAATGAAACAGCCCAGCACCGTTAAG GCGATGGCATGGTGTCCATGGCAGAGAAAGATGATTGCTACAGGAGGGGGATGGAAAGATGGAGAGCTGAGAATCTGGAACACAGAGCCGGGGACTTGTGTGACTTCTGCTGACACAAATTCACAG GTCATGGCCTTCCGCATCACCAAGTCACCTGCTGGACCTGGGAGTTTCCCTCCCTGA
- the LOC123960978 gene encoding cell division cycle protein 20 homolog B-like isoform X1, translated as MRRMLRDFVGMRRHRPFQGLNDAHHTPYKRFRRRITQRSSSQDPAASTPLVTGRQCEPGFEFDAVCQRLELDSPSRHHEPEERDLHGNRQETALAGGVSHCGAATSPCTISARGSHATENAPKQGWVWRAGVQEHGNAPQSGSDGRGHDLHPFAALDKASVGLPGKPLMKLAAPSLLNDYYTNLLDCSCNGMIALALGSSVYIWNSESRAPVGYLSPSPQPGGLYCQTSSVSCLCWSRDGRALCIGTRWGEIQLWDVDHEKNVRCLPSHLSAVRALSWKQQLLSSGCVLGHIHHLDTRVPTLLVGAAVHEEGICSLQWSPGDDWLASGSTGGHLCIWDSDVAGPTKARQPITTMKQPSTVKAMAWCPWQRKMIATGGGWKDGELRIWNTEPGTCVTSADTNSQICSLRWAKERRYLVTGHGLPHHQVTCWTWEFPSLSPIYQLTGHSHRILHLALNPDSTQIFSAGADQCLHIWDM; from the exons ATGAGGAGAATGCTGAGAGATTTTGTAGGAATGAGAAGACACCGCCCCTTCCAG GGTCTAAACGACGCCCACCACACACCGTACAAGCGGTTCAGGAGGCGGATCACTCAAAGGAGCAGCAGTCAGGATCCTGCTGCGAGTACACCGCTGGTTACTGGGCGGCAGTGTGAGCCAGGCTTTGAGTTTGATGCAGTCTGTCAGAGACTAGAGCTGGATTCTCCATCGAGACACCATGAACCAGAAGAGAGAGACCTACACGGAAACCGTCAAG AGACAGCATTGGCAGGAGGTGTTTCCCACTGTGGAGCTGCTACATCACCATGCACCATTTCTGCCAGGGGAAGCCATGCAACAGAAAATGCCCCAAAACAG GGATGGGTGTGGAGAGCTGGAGTCCAAGAACATGGAAATGCCCCACAGTCTG GTTCTGATGGCAGAGGACATGACTTACATCCATTTGCTGCTCTGGACAAAGCTTCTGTGGGTCTGCCAGGAAAGCCACTGATGAAGCTGGCGGCACCGTCACTGCTGAACGACTACT ACACTAATCTTCTCGACTGCAGTTGTAATGGTATGATCGCATTAGCACTGGGCTCTTCTGTTTACATTTGGAATTCAGAAAGTCGTGCTCCAGTGGGATATCTGAGTCCAAGTCCACAACCAGGAGGGCTATACTGTCAGACTTCATCCGTCTCATGTCTGTGCTGGAGCAGAGATGGGAGAGCTCTCTGCATTGGGACCAGGTGGGGGGAGATACAG TTGTGGGATGTTGACCACGAGAAAAATGTGAGGTGTCTGCCATCACACCTGTCTGCGGTCAGAGCTCTttcttggaaacagcagttacTCAGCAG CGGCTGTGTTCTCGGGCATATCCACCACCTTGACACTCGTGTTCCCACACTTCTGGTGGGCGCAGCCGTCCATGAGGAGGGGATCTGCAGCCTTCAGTGGTCACCAGGAGATGACTGGCTGGCCAGCGGCTCCACAGGGGGCCATCTCTGTATATGGGATAGTGACGTCGCGGGGCCCACAAAGGCACGCCAGCCAATCACTACAATGAAACAGCCCAGCACCGTTAAG GCGATGGCATGGTGTCCATGGCAGAGAAAGATGATTGCTACAGGAGGGGGATGGAAAGATGGAGAGCTGAGAATCTGGAACACAGAGCCGGGGACTTGTGTGACTTCTGCTGACACAAATTCACAG ATATGTTCCCTTCGATGGGCTAAAGAGAGACGATATCTGGTCACAGGTCATGGCCTTCCGCATCACCAAGTCACCTGCTGGACCTGGGAGTTTCCCTCCCTGAGCCCCATCTACCAGCTTACAG gtCATTCTCATCGAATCCTACACTTGGCCTTAAACCCTGACAGTACTCAAATTTTCTCTGCTGGAGCGGACCAGTGCCTTCACATCTGGGACATGTAA
- the gpx8 gene encoding probable glutathione peroxidase 8 yields the protein MEALGGYPAKSSNPKAKRLTLLLSMTVGVGCLFLLQTQLVKLRKPKDFYSFEVKDAKGRTVSLEKYRGKASLVVNVASHSEQTEANYMFLQELHRELGTSHFNVLAFPCGQFGDTETGTSRDIEAFAKSTYGVTFHFFSRIKIMGSEADPAFKFLTDSVQKMPKWNFWKFLVNPEGKVVRYWRMDEPMESIREEATALVREIILKKRVEL from the exons ATGGAGGCCTTAGGGGGTTACCCTGCCAAGTCCTCCAACCCAAAAGCAAAAAGGTTAACGCTACTGTTGAGCATGACAGTCGGTGTGGGCTGTTTATTCCTCCTGCAGACGCAACTGGTGAAGCTGAGAAAACCAAAGGATTTTTATTCTTTCGAGGTCAAAGACGCGAAAGGGAGGACGGTTTCCCTGGAGAAGTACCGAGGAAAA GCGTCTTTGGTTGTAAACGTGGCGAGTCACAGCGAGCAGACGGAGGCGAACTACATGTTTCTGCAGGAGCTCCACCGCGAGCTGGGCACTTCTCACTTCAACGTCCTGGCCTTCCCGTGCGGTCAGTTCGGGGACACAGAGACCGGGACCAGCCGGGACATCGAGGCTTTCGCCAAGTCCACCTACGGGGTCACCTTCCACTTCTTCAGCAGGATCAAAATAATGGGCTCAGAGGCTGACCCTGCCTTCAAATTCCTCACAG ATTCTGTGCAGAAAATGCCAAAGTGGAACTTCTGGAAGTTTCTGGTTAATCCTGAGGGGAAAGTGGTCCGGTACTGGCGAATGGACGAGCCCATGGAGAGCATTCGAGAAGAGGCCACGGCGTTGGTGCGAGAAATCATCCTGAAGAAGCGGGTGGAGCTTTGA